One Leisingera sp. M658 genomic window carries:
- a CDS encoding helix-turn-helix domain-containing protein, whose protein sequence is MSAPHQMIAAAIQRERSRAGMSLSGLAAQAGIAKSTLSQLEAGNGNPSVETLWALAAALDVPLSLLFETEAPATKLIRASEGEVLESEQSDFAAVLLSRSPPNVRRDVYRVVMQPGEIRRAAPHPRGTVEHMLVCSGQMRAGLEGQEELLWPGDYYSFPGDHPHSYEATRSGTLFLMVMEAP, encoded by the coding sequence ATGTCAGCGCCCCATCAAATGATTGCTGCCGCCATCCAACGCGAGCGCAGCCGCGCGGGAATGTCGCTGTCGGGGCTGGCCGCACAGGCTGGAATTGCAAAATCAACCCTTTCGCAGCTGGAAGCCGGAAACGGGAATCCCAGTGTCGAGACGCTTTGGGCACTGGCCGCAGCGCTGGACGTACCGCTGAGTTTGCTGTTTGAAACAGAGGCACCCGCGACCAAGCTGATCCGCGCAAGCGAAGGTGAAGTGCTGGAGTCGGAGCAGTCAGACTTCGCTGCCGTATTATTGTCCCGCAGCCCACCGAATGTGCGCCGGGATGTCTACCGCGTGGTGATGCAGCCGGGAGAGATCCGCCGCGCCGCGCCGCACCCGCGCGGCACAGTAGAGCATATGCTGGTCTGTTCCGGGCAGATGCGGGCAGGGCTGGAAGGGCAGGAGGAGCTGCTGTGGCCGGGCGATTACTACAGCTTTCCCGGCGATCACCCGCATAGCTATGAGGCGACGCGGTCCGGCACATTGTTCCTGATGGTGATGGAGGCGCCCTGA
- a CDS encoding AzlD family protein yields MMTETWILIFGLAAATFAVRLSGYLLGQRLPDHGPWARGLQALPGCLILSLVTYLLMQGGPQEWAAGTVALAVALATRSLPLTMAAGIAAICLLRAYF; encoded by the coding sequence ATGATGACTGAAACATGGATCCTGATTTTCGGGCTGGCAGCGGCTACTTTTGCGGTACGGCTGTCCGGTTATCTCCTAGGCCAACGGCTGCCGGATCACGGCCCTTGGGCGCGCGGTCTGCAGGCGCTGCCGGGCTGCCTGATCCTGTCGCTGGTCACCTACCTCTTGATGCAGGGCGGCCCGCAGGAATGGGCAGCCGGAACGGTGGCCCTGGCAGTGGCTCTTGCCACCCGCAGCCTGCCCCTGACCATGGCTGCCGGAATAGCTGCAATCTGCCTGCTTAGAGCCTATTTCTGA
- a CDS encoding RluA family pseudouridine synthase — protein MAVSSEYTPPQNPLEILHHDAELLAVNKPAGLLSVPGRGAHLADCLITRIQAVFPEALLVHRLDRDTSGVMVFGLTPHAQRHLSMQFEKRTAKKAYVARVAGRLEPRSGTVDLPLIVDWPNRPKQMVCNESGKPAVTGWRVMKYEDGATRVRLTPKTGRTHQLRVHMLSLGHPILGDPLYASGAAMEYPRLMLHSQELRIKHPDSGESLKFRVTPEF, from the coding sequence ATGGCCGTTTCAAGCGAATACACCCCGCCGCAGAACCCGCTGGAGATCCTGCACCACGACGCCGAGCTGCTGGCAGTAAACAAGCCTGCCGGGCTGTTGTCGGTACCTGGCCGTGGCGCGCATCTGGCCGATTGCCTGATCACCCGCATTCAGGCCGTATTCCCCGAGGCGCTGCTGGTTCATCGGCTGGACCGGGATACGTCAGGTGTGATGGTGTTCGGCCTCACCCCGCATGCGCAGCGGCATCTGTCAATGCAGTTTGAAAAGCGCACGGCGAAAAAGGCCTATGTGGCGCGGGTGGCTGGCAGGCTGGAGCCGCGCAGCGGCACGGTGGATCTGCCGCTGATTGTGGATTGGCCGAACCGGCCCAAGCAGATGGTCTGCAATGAGAGCGGCAAGCCTGCCGTCACCGGCTGGCGGGTCATGAAATACGAGGACGGTGCGACGCGGGTGCGGCTGACACCGAAGACCGGGCGCACGCATCAGCTGCGGGTGCATATGCTGTCGCTGGGCCACCCGATCCTGGGCGACCCGCTTTATGCCAGCGGTGCAGCAATGGAGTATCCCAGGCTCATGCTGCATTCCCAGGAGCTGCGGATCAAACACCCGGACAGCGGCGAGTCGCTGAAATTCCGGGTGACGCCGGAGTTCTGA
- a CDS encoding rhamnan synthesis F family protein translates to MRRSPFWKITRELKRPFQQITQLPSRLGSLLLGRWYYDAFLARNIRCTEGAIPAGPQPAVYLIFPSQGLQASHFIALRYLIASGYAPVVVSNIPLSEEDRQRLSDVCWLCIERPNFGYDFGGYRDGLLAARARLEQIDRLVLLNDSSWFPLPGAGDWLTEAQALDADFAAAACNYGHPRVDAENFRSINWGYSTASRNFQYCSYALMLSGRLMEDPGFLRFWRRFPLTNNKKFIVRRGETGLTQWVLAHGFSHGAVLKTADLDQRLAQLPQEEIRCIAKETVIFGRPSLAALKARLLSDGAQAEDYLAFILTAVATQGVSYTMPAYLHAEAGFTFLKKSPCWLTRDGSDITLRFAAGLKGEAGQAIAAEARQLRQSRAPDFPPAPDGH, encoded by the coding sequence ATGAGACGGTCCCCGTTTTGGAAAATCACCCGCGAGCTGAAACGCCCGTTTCAGCAGATCACTCAGCTGCCCAGCCGCCTCGGCTCGCTGCTGCTGGGGCGCTGGTATTACGACGCGTTCCTGGCCCGCAATATCCGCTGCACCGAAGGCGCCATTCCGGCCGGTCCGCAGCCTGCGGTCTACTTGATTTTCCCCAGTCAGGGACTGCAAGCCTCGCATTTCATCGCTCTGCGGTACCTGATCGCCAGCGGCTACGCTCCGGTTGTGGTCTCCAACATCCCGCTTAGCGAGGAAGACCGGCAACGGCTGAGCGACGTCTGCTGGCTGTGCATAGAACGCCCGAATTTCGGATATGACTTTGGCGGTTACCGCGACGGGTTGCTGGCGGCACGCGCGCGGCTGGAACAGATTGACCGGCTGGTGCTGCTGAATGATTCCTCCTGGTTTCCGCTGCCAGGGGCAGGCGACTGGCTGACGGAAGCACAGGCGCTGGATGCGGATTTTGCGGCTGCCGCCTGCAACTACGGTCACCCGCGGGTGGATGCAGAAAATTTCCGCAGCATCAATTGGGGGTATTCCACCGCCAGCCGCAATTTCCAGTACTGCTCTTATGCGCTGATGCTGTCAGGGCGGTTGATGGAGGATCCGGGCTTCCTCAGGTTCTGGAGGCGCTTCCCGCTGACCAACAACAAGAAATTCATCGTCCGCCGCGGTGAAACCGGTCTTACCCAATGGGTTCTGGCACATGGGTTTTCGCATGGGGCCGTGCTGAAGACTGCAGATCTGGATCAGCGGCTGGCGCAGCTGCCACAGGAGGAGATCCGGTGTATCGCCAAGGAAACCGTCATCTTTGGCCGCCCCAGCCTGGCGGCGCTGAAGGCAAGGTTGCTGTCAGACGGCGCCCAGGCAGAGGATTACCTGGCTTTCATCCTGACAGCGGTCGCAACCCAGGGCGTCAGTTACACAATGCCAGCTTATCTGCATGCCGAGGCAGGGTTCACCTTCCTCAAGAAGTCGCCGTGCTGGTTGACCCGGGACGGGTCGGACATAACCCTGCGATTTGCTGCCGGACTGAAGGGCGAGGCCGGCCAAGCCATAGCGGCAGAGGCGCGGCAATTGCGTCAAAGCCGGGCACCGGATTTTCCACCGGCACCGGACGGGCATTAG
- the truB gene encoding tRNA pseudouridine(55) synthase TruB, with product MARKRKGRDISGWLVVDKPAGLTSTAVVNKVRWALDAKKAGHAGTLDPEATGVLAVALGEATKTVPYITDALKAYTFTVRLGSATNTDDAEGEVIAESAERPTDEQIKDALLPFLGEIMQVPPKFSAVKIDGQRAYKLARDGEEVELSARPLWVEELILLDRPDEDHVVLEMTCGKGGYVRSIARDLGAALGCHGHVKQLRRTWSGPFDAEDGVSLELVDELAKSTDLDQYLRPLEEGLADLPELKCTPQGAVRLRNGNPGMVMAADVEYGDEAWASLDGQAVAVGIYKAGELHPSRVFVQPE from the coding sequence ATGGCACGCAAACGCAAAGGGCGCGATATTTCCGGCTGGCTGGTGGTGGACAAGCCCGCGGGGCTGACCAGCACGGCAGTTGTGAACAAGGTGCGCTGGGCGCTGGATGCCAAGAAGGCAGGCCATGCGGGCACCCTGGACCCCGAGGCAACCGGTGTTCTGGCCGTGGCGCTGGGCGAGGCAACCAAGACTGTGCCCTATATAACCGACGCGTTGAAGGCCTATACCTTCACTGTGCGGCTGGGTTCTGCAACCAATACCGACGATGCCGAGGGCGAGGTGATTGCCGAAAGCGCCGAGCGCCCCACAGACGAACAGATCAAGGATGCACTGCTGCCGTTCCTGGGCGAGATCATGCAGGTGCCACCCAAGTTCTCTGCGGTGAAGATTGACGGCCAGCGTGCCTATAAACTGGCGCGTGACGGCGAAGAGGTAGAGCTTTCTGCCCGCCCGCTGTGGGTCGAAGAGCTGATCCTGCTGGACCGTCCCGACGAAGACCACGTGGTGCTGGAGATGACCTGCGGCAAAGGCGGATATGTGCGTTCTATCGCCCGCGATCTGGGCGCGGCGCTGGGCTGCCATGGCCATGTGAAACAGCTTCGGCGGACCTGGTCCGGTCCGTTTGATGCCGAAGACGGCGTCTCGCTGGAACTGGTGGATGAGTTGGCGAAATCCACTGATCTGGACCAATATCTGCGGCCCCTGGAAGAAGGGCTTGCCGACCTGCCCGAGCTGAAATGCACCCCGCAGGGTGCAGTGCGCTTGCGCAATGGCAACCCGGGCATGGTGATGGCCGCAGATGTGGAGTACGGCGATGAAGCTTGGGCTTCGCTGGACGGGCAGGCGGTGGCTGTGGGGATCTACAAGGCTGGTGAATTGCACCCGAGCCGGGTGTTTGTGCAGCCGGAATGA
- a CDS encoding AzlC family ABC transporter permease codes for MAIQNISARSPAFSQLSSGLRDILPLAAGVAVYGLAFGLLAAQASMDGLQTGVMGTIVFAGSSQIIAVERLVAGTGAGAAILAGLALNLRLLLITASLRDEYSGRPWWQVLLGVHLATDENWALMHAMRARGHQAGYWYLVGGGIGLIAVWVLSTVAGAGFAGTVPEPKALGMDFAFTAAFIAILRSLWSGSTMVLPWAGSAAIVLLTGLLTPLDPTWTLILGGLGGAVLAGVLNDD; via the coding sequence ATGGCAATCCAGAACATCTCCGCCCGGTCCCCCGCCTTCAGCCAACTGTCCTCCGGACTGCGGGATATCCTGCCATTGGCTGCCGGCGTTGCTGTCTATGGGCTGGCATTCGGCCTGCTCGCAGCACAGGCAAGCATGGACGGGCTGCAGACCGGAGTAATGGGCACCATCGTCTTTGCCGGATCTTCACAGATCATCGCAGTGGAGCGGCTGGTTGCCGGCACCGGCGCGGGTGCCGCCATTCTGGCCGGGCTGGCACTGAACCTGCGGCTGCTTCTGATCACCGCCTCGCTGCGGGATGAGTATTCCGGACGGCCCTGGTGGCAAGTGCTGCTAGGGGTGCATCTGGCCACCGACGAGAATTGGGCCCTGATGCACGCGATGCGCGCGCGCGGCCATCAAGCTGGTTACTGGTACTTGGTTGGCGGCGGCATCGGGCTGATTGCAGTCTGGGTGCTGTCCACAGTGGCAGGCGCGGGTTTTGCCGGCACTGTGCCAGAACCCAAGGCCCTGGGTATGGATTTTGCCTTCACCGCAGCTTTCATCGCCATTCTCCGGTCGCTGTGGAGCGGCTCAACCATGGTTTTGCCCTGGGCCGGTTCTGCGGCCATCGTTTTGCTGACCGGCCTGTTAACGCCGCTGGACCCTACCTGGACACTGATCCTGGGTGGTCTGGGCGGAGCGGTCCTTGCCGGAGTGCTGAATGATGACTGA
- a CDS encoding aldehyde dehydrogenase family protein, which yields MIEKREFYINGQWVAPSAANDFEVIDPSTEEPCAVISLGSEADTNAAVAAAKAALPGWMATPVAERIALVEKLVDVYEARAEDLAQAMSLEMGAPIDMSRSSQVGAGSWHLRNFIAAAKEFDFDAPLNDRSPNDRIIHEAVGVCALITPWNWPMNQVTLKVGAAAVAGCTMVLKPSEQSPLNAMIFAELMDEAGFPAGVFNLVNGDGMGVGSQLTTHPDVDMISFTGSTRAGIAITQAAAPTLKKVDLELGGKGANVIFEDADEKAVKRGVLHMMQNTGQSCNAPSRMLVQNSIYDRVVAEAAEVAAKIEVGPASQEGRHIGPVVNEMQWTKIQDLIQQGIDEGAKLIAGGTGRPDGLNKGYYVKPTVFADVNNQMTIAREEIFGPVLSIIPFENEEDAIGIANDTPYGLTNYVQTQDGARANRMARALRSGMVEMNGKSRSAGSPFGGMKQSGKGREGGKWGIEDFLEVKAVGGWAAE from the coding sequence ATGATCGAGAAACGCGAATTTTACATCAACGGCCAGTGGGTCGCCCCCTCTGCCGCTAATGACTTCGAAGTGATTGACCCCTCGACCGAGGAACCCTGCGCGGTGATCTCGCTGGGGTCCGAGGCTGACACCAACGCCGCCGTTGCCGCGGCCAAGGCAGCGCTGCCGGGCTGGATGGCGACCCCGGTGGCAGAGCGCATTGCGCTGGTGGAAAAGCTGGTCGATGTCTATGAAGCCCGCGCCGAGGACCTGGCCCAGGCGATGTCTTTGGAAATGGGCGCGCCGATCGACATGTCGCGCAGCTCGCAAGTCGGTGCCGGCAGCTGGCACCTGCGCAACTTCATCGCTGCGGCCAAAGAGTTCGACTTTGACGCGCCGCTGAACGACCGCAGCCCCAACGATCGCATCATCCACGAGGCAGTGGGTGTGTGCGCGCTGATCACGCCGTGGAACTGGCCGATGAACCAGGTGACGCTCAAGGTCGGCGCAGCAGCGGTTGCCGGCTGCACCATGGTGCTGAAGCCCTCGGAACAAAGCCCGCTGAATGCGATGATCTTTGCCGAATTGATGGATGAGGCCGGCTTCCCTGCGGGTGTGTTCAACCTGGTGAACGGCGACGGCATGGGCGTTGGTTCGCAGCTGACCACCCATCCGGATGTGGATATGATTTCCTTCACTGGCTCCACCCGAGCGGGTATTGCAATTACTCAGGCTGCGGCGCCGACCCTGAAAAAGGTGGATCTGGAGCTGGGCGGCAAAGGCGCCAATGTGATCTTTGAGGATGCAGATGAGAAGGCCGTGAAGCGCGGTGTGCTGCACATGATGCAAAACACCGGTCAAAGCTGCAACGCGCCCAGCCGGATGCTGGTGCAGAACAGCATCTACGACCGCGTGGTTGCCGAAGCCGCAGAAGTGGCAGCCAAGATCGAGGTCGGCCCGGCCAGCCAGGAAGGCCGTCACATCGGCCCTGTGGTGAACGAGATGCAGTGGACCAAGATCCAGGATCTGATCCAGCAGGGCATCGATGAAGGCGCCAAGCTGATTGCCGGCGGCACCGGGCGCCCGGACGGTTTGAATAAGGGCTACTATGTAAAGCCCACGGTCTTTGCCGATGTGAACAACCAGATGACCATTGCGCGCGAAGAGATCTTTGGCCCGGTTCTGTCGATCATTCCCTTCGAGAATGAGGAAGATGCGATCGGGATCGCCAACGACACGCCTTATGGGTTGACCAATTATGTGCAGACTCAGGACGGGGCCCGCGCCAACCGCATGGCTCGCGCGCTGCGCTCTGGCATGGTCGAGATGAACGGCAAGTCGCGCTCGGCCGGTTCGCCCTTCGGCGGCATGAAGCAGTCCGGTAAAGGCCGTGAAGGCGGTAAATGGGGCATTGAGGACTTCCTGGAAGTGAAGGCCGTCGGCGGCTGGGCGGCTGAATAA
- the pnp gene encoding polyribonucleotide nucleotidyltransferase has translation MFNVSKKSMQWGEETLTLETGKVARQADGSVIATLGETSVMANVTFARQQKPGQDFFPLTVHYQEKYYAAGKVPGGFFKREARPTEKETLTARLIDRPIRPLFVPGFKNEVLVMCTVLSHDLVNDPDMVAMIAASAALTLSGAPFMGPIACARVGFEGGEYILNPTVDDMQDLRLNPEQRLDLVVAGTKDAVMMVESEAYELSEAEMLGAVKFAHEQIQPVIDLIISLAEEAAKEPFDFQAPDYSELYEAVKAAGETEMRAAFAISDKQERTAAVAAARETIKGALSEEQLGDANLGSALKKLEAGILRGDVVKTGKRIDGRKTDEIRAIESETGLLPRTHGSALFTRGETQGLVVTTLGTGDDEQFIDALHGNFKSNFLLHYNFPPYSVGEVGRVGGPGRREIGHGKLAWRALQAVLPAATDFPYTIRLVSEITESNGSSSMASVCGGSLSMMDAGVPLKAPVAGVAMGLILEDDGSYAILSDILGDEDHLGDMDFKVAGTENGITSLQMDIKVAGITPEIMEKALAQAKDGRIHILGEMAKALTEASDFSVHAPRIETMQIPTDKIREVIGSGGKVIREIVEVSGAKVDINDDGIIKIASPNGEAIKKAYDMIYSIVAEPEEGQVYTGKVVKIVDFGAFVNFFGKRDGLVHVSQIENRRLNHPSDVLKEGQEVKVKLLGFDDRGKVRLSMKIVDQETGEEIAPEAKEKAEQD, from the coding sequence ATGTTTAACGTTTCGAAAAAATCGATGCAGTGGGGCGAAGAGACGCTTACACTGGAAACCGGCAAGGTTGCCCGCCAGGCTGATGGCTCTGTGATTGCCACGCTGGGCGAAACCTCGGTCATGGCCAACGTGACCTTTGCCCGTCAGCAGAAGCCCGGCCAGGACTTCTTCCCGCTGACCGTGCATTACCAGGAAAAATACTATGCTGCGGGCAAAGTGCCCGGCGGCTTCTTCAAGCGCGAAGCGCGCCCGACCGAAAAAGAAACCCTGACCGCGCGTCTGATCGACCGTCCGATCCGCCCGCTGTTTGTCCCCGGCTTCAAGAACGAAGTGCTGGTGATGTGCACCGTGCTGTCGCACGACCTGGTCAACGACCCGGACATGGTTGCAATGATCGCCGCCTCCGCTGCGCTGACCCTTTCGGGCGCGCCGTTCATGGGCCCGATTGCCTGTGCCCGTGTTGGTTTCGAGGGTGGCGAATACATCCTGAACCCGACCGTTGACGACATGCAGGACCTGCGCCTGAACCCGGAACAGCGTCTGGACCTGGTTGTCGCCGGCACCAAAGACGCCGTGATGATGGTGGAATCGGAAGCTTACGAGCTGTCCGAAGCAGAAATGCTGGGTGCGGTGAAATTTGCCCACGAGCAGATCCAGCCGGTTATCGACCTGATCATCTCGCTGGCCGAAGAAGCCGCGAAAGAGCCGTTCGACTTCCAGGCGCCGGATTACTCCGAGCTGTACGAAGCTGTCAAAGCGGCTGGCGAAACCGAGATGCGCGCCGCCTTTGCGATCAGCGACAAGCAGGAGCGCACCGCCGCTGTTGCCGCCGCCCGTGAAACCATTAAGGGTGCTCTGTCCGAAGAGCAGCTGGGCGATGCAAACCTGGGTTCCGCGCTGAAAAAACTGGAAGCCGGCATTCTGCGCGGCGATGTTGTCAAAACCGGCAAGCGGATCGACGGACGTAAAACCGACGAGATCCGCGCGATTGAGTCCGAAACCGGCCTGCTGCCGCGGACCCATGGTTCGGCGCTGTTCACCCGTGGTGAAACCCAGGGTCTGGTTGTGACCACGCTGGGCACCGGCGACGACGAGCAGTTCATCGACGCGCTGCACGGCAACTTCAAGTCCAACTTCCTGCTGCATTACAACTTTCCGCCCTACTCGGTGGGTGAAGTTGGCCGTGTTGGCGGCCCCGGCCGCCGCGAAATCGGCCACGGCAAGCTGGCTTGGCGTGCGCTGCAGGCGGTTCTGCCCGCGGCAACCGACTTCCCCTACACCATCCGCCTGGTCTCCGAGATCACCGAATCGAACGGTTCGTCCTCGATGGCTTCTGTCTGCGGCGGCTCGCTGTCGATGATGGACGCAGGTGTGCCGCTGAAGGCACCGGTTGCCGGTGTTGCGATGGGCCTGATCCTGGAAGACGACGGTTCTTACGCGATCCTGTCGGACATCCTGGGTGACGAAGACCATCTGGGCGACATGGACTTCAAAGTGGCAGGCACCGAAAACGGCATCACCTCGCTGCAGATGGACATCAAGGTCGCAGGCATCACGCCCGAGATCATGGAGAAAGCCCTGGCCCAGGCCAAAGACGGCCGTATCCACATTCTGGGTGAGATGGCAAAAGCCCTGACCGAAGCGTCCGACTTCTCAGTCCACGCTCCGCGCATCGAGACCATGCAGATCCCGACCGACAAGATCCGTGAAGTGATCGGTTCCGGCGGCAAGGTGATCCGCGAGATCGTCGAAGTGTCCGGCGCCAAAGTCGACATCAACGACGATGGCATCATCAAGATCGCCAGCCCGAACGGCGAAGCCATCAAAAAGGCCTATGACATGATCTATTCGATCGTGGCAGAGCCGGAAGAAGGCCAAGTCTACACTGGTAAGGTTGTGAAGATCGTCGACTTCGGCGCCTTCGTGAACTTCTTCGGCAAGCGCGACGGCCTGGTGCATGTTTCCCAGATCGAAAACCGCCGCCTGAACCATCCTTCGGACGTTCTGAAGGAAGGCCAGGAAGTGAAGGTCAAGCTGCTGGGCTTTGATGATCGCGGCAAGGTCCGCCTATCGATGAAAATCGTCGATCAGGAAACCGGCGAAGAAATCGCGCCGGAAGCGAAAGAAAAAGCAGAGCAGGACTGA
- a CDS encoding glycosyltransferase family 2 protein, with the protein MTIITVTYNSSAVAENLLRSIPASVPCILVDNASRDAVDTRALAAAHGARFIENPENTGFGPACNQGAAQAGTEFLFFVNPDAELFEDTLERLLEAADAHPEASAFNTRIVKGDGSLFFKRRSKLIAKSLWLGRDAAKQDGEVPVLSGGALLVRKSAFDQVGGFDPKIFLFHEDDDLSLRLKAECGPLRYVYAAQVRHLLGHSTERSAKTAALKAWYMGQSRVYGARKHGLPFGFLRALGEASLQLISPLNLLSARKRSKNWYYFRAVLSSAVQQSADLPPPWQQD; encoded by the coding sequence GTGACCATCATTACGGTCACCTACAACTCCTCAGCCGTAGCTGAGAACCTGTTGCGCTCCATTCCAGCTTCGGTGCCTTGCATTCTGGTCGATAACGCCTCCCGGGATGCAGTAGACACCCGGGCGCTGGCCGCAGCGCATGGTGCCCGGTTCATTGAAAATCCGGAAAACACCGGCTTTGGTCCGGCCTGCAATCAGGGGGCTGCACAGGCAGGCACTGAGTTTCTGTTCTTTGTGAACCCCGATGCCGAACTGTTCGAGGACACGCTGGAGCGTCTATTAGAAGCCGCCGATGCACACCCCGAAGCATCCGCTTTCAACACCCGCATTGTCAAAGGCGACGGTTCGCTGTTCTTCAAGCGCCGCAGCAAGCTGATTGCGAAATCGCTGTGGTTGGGGCGGGATGCCGCGAAGCAGGACGGCGAGGTGCCGGTGCTTTCGGGCGGTGCCCTGCTGGTGCGGAAATCCGCTTTTGACCAGGTCGGTGGCTTTGACCCCAAAATATTCCTGTTCCACGAAGACGACGACCTCAGCCTGCGGCTGAAGGCGGAATGCGGGCCGCTGCGTTATGTTTACGCAGCGCAGGTCCGGCATCTGCTGGGCCATTCCACCGAGCGCTCCGCTAAAACCGCGGCATTGAAAGCCTGGTACATGGGCCAGTCGCGCGTCTATGGCGCCCGCAAGCACGGCTTGCCTTTTGGGTTTCTGCGGGCCTTGGGGGAGGCGTCGCTGCAATTGATCTCACCGCTGAACCTGTTGTCGGCGCGTAAACGGTCCAAGAACTGGTATTACTTCCGTGCGGTTCTTAGCAGTGCTGTCCAGCAATCCGCAGACCTCCCTCCGCCATGGCAGCAAGACTGA
- a CDS encoding peroxiredoxin, with protein sequence MGLRINDTVPDFTAETDQGTITFHDWIGDSWAILFSHPKDFTPVCTTEFSAVAQLSEEWSKRNTKVLGVSVDGVEDHKKWKKDIEEYGKAAPGFPIIADDGLAVSKAFDMLPAEAYLPDGRTPADSATVRSVFIIGPDKQLKLSMTYPMTVGRNFAEILRALDGLQMSLGKGVATPANWMPGEDVIIPPTVSNEDAKAKFGEFETIFPYLRKTKAPE encoded by the coding sequence ATGGGTTTGCGCATTAACGACACGGTCCCGGATTTTACTGCGGAAACGGATCAGGGCACCATCACCTTCCATGATTGGATCGGCGACAGCTGGGCGATTCTGTTCTCGCACCCCAAGGATTTCACCCCGGTCTGCACCACCGAATTTTCCGCCGTGGCGCAGCTGAGCGAGGAATGGAGCAAGCGCAACACCAAGGTCCTTGGCGTTTCGGTTGACGGGGTTGAGGACCATAAGAAATGGAAAAAGGACATCGAGGAATACGGCAAGGCCGCGCCGGGCTTCCCGATCATCGCTGACGACGGTTTGGCAGTTTCCAAAGCTTTCGACATGCTGCCCGCCGAGGCGTATTTGCCCGATGGCCGCACCCCGGCGGACAGCGCCACTGTGCGGTCGGTTTTCATCATCGGCCCGGACAAGCAGCTGAAACTGTCGATGACCTATCCGATGACAGTGGGCCGCAACTTTGCCGAGATCCTGCGGGCGCTGGACGGTTTGCAGATGTCGCTGGGCAAGGGCGTTGCCACCCCTGCGAACTGGATGCCCGGCGAGGATGTGATCATTCCGCCGACGGTGTCGAACGAAGACGCCAAGGCGAAGTTCGGCGAATTCGAGACCATCTTCCCCTACCTGCGCAAGACCAAAGCACCTGAGTAA
- a CDS encoding adenylate/guanylate cyclase domain-containing protein — MRLPLVSGASNFNPGGAVLLRAAELEAERIVALLRIAVSAGLLAALVLAVDAVQTVGQDYLWHQVGLAAATLLAYLTVGVLSFAAIRKGVFRHWMIWAAVTADGVFLFLNSWLSLVNSGLSGEVVFAMPSAWMAPLILAFGVLRFNPLLLGYQVLLVAAGLLWLVLWEPAIVSDAAMQRVHLAMATPPNLMRVLMVALAGLVLMVAALRMRGLLHRSIEETRQKANLTRYLPAQMAGRLAGGGLEALQEGRQQKMAILFIDIRGFTSWCEGREPQDVSRLITEFRTRVELVAGRTGGLIDKYIGDAAMILFEGERAAARALDCAEGLLVEMEAWRQEREATGEAGLAAGIGVHWGEVFSGVTGTPARLEYSVFGDTVNTAARLEQLTKTNGMALIASATLLQEAGTEPARGGWTALPAEQLRGRRSGLALFAKAQA; from the coding sequence ATGCGGTTGCCGCTGGTTTCAGGCGCGAGCAACTTCAACCCCGGCGGGGCGGTGCTGCTGCGTGCGGCGGAATTAGAAGCCGAGCGCATTGTGGCACTGTTGCGGATTGCCGTGTCTGCCGGGCTGCTGGCGGCCTTGGTTCTTGCGGTTGATGCAGTGCAGACGGTGGGCCAGGACTACCTTTGGCACCAAGTCGGCCTGGCGGCGGCAACCCTACTTGCCTATCTTACGGTTGGTGTCTTGAGTTTTGCGGCTATCCGCAAAGGCGTGTTCCGGCACTGGATGATCTGGGCAGCAGTGACCGCTGACGGTGTCTTTCTTTTCCTGAATTCCTGGTTGTCTTTGGTGAATTCCGGGCTGTCCGGCGAAGTTGTCTTTGCCATGCCTTCGGCCTGGATGGCACCGCTGATCCTGGCTTTTGGCGTGTTGCGTTTCAACCCGCTGCTGCTGGGATACCAAGTGCTGCTGGTTGCGGCCGGACTTTTGTGGCTGGTTCTGTGGGAACCGGCGATCGTCTCTGACGCTGCCATGCAGCGGGTGCATCTGGCCATGGCCACACCCCCCAATCTTATGCGGGTGCTGATGGTGGCGCTGGCTGGTTTGGTGCTGATGGTTGCGGCGCTTCGGATGCGGGGACTGCTGCACCGCTCCATAGAAGAAACGCGGCAGAAGGCCAATCTGACCCGCTATCTGCCGGCCCAGATGGCGGGCCGTCTTGCCGGCGGCGGGCTGGAGGCGTTGCAGGAAGGCCGCCAGCAGAAAATGGCGATCCTATTCATTGATATCCGCGGCTTCACCAGCTGGTGCGAGGGCCGCGAGCCGCAAGATGTCAGCAGACTGATCACCGAGTTCCGCACCCGTGTCGAATTGGTGGCGGGCCGGACTGGCGGTCTGATCGACAAATACATCGGCGACGCAGCGATGATCCTGTTTGAGGGTGAGCGGGCTGCAGCGCGGGCGCTGGATTGCGCCGAAGGGCTGCTTGTGGAGATGGAGGCTTGGCGCCAGGAACGGGAGGCTACTGGAGAGGCCGGTCTGGCCGCAGGGATCGGTGTGCATTGGGGTGAGGTGTTTTCGGGTGTCACCGGCACACCGGCACGGCTGGAGTATTCCGTGTTCGGAGACACGGTGAACACAGCGGCGCGGCTGGAGCAGCTGACCAAGACAAATGGCATGGCGCTGATCGCGTCTGCAACCTTGCTGCAGGAAGCCGGCACAGAGCCCGCGCGCGGCGGCTGGACCGCGCTGCCGGCGGAGCAATTGCGCGGGCGCCGCAGCGGGCTCGCGCTTTTCGCAAAGGCGCAAGCCTAG